One Coraliomargarita sinensis DNA segment encodes these proteins:
- a CDS encoding HNH endonuclease produces MNRLRLDTPYGEFLRSSEWRKTRNRVLDRDQGLCVICRKSADEIHHHEYLDEIMEGTRDDLLVSLFKDCHRRIEFNGKEKRSDLIEKREVFNELKAIHEKLRRDGVSVVWSKSLHRKKPVYKLTFRENYWQGYFVTIHSLTHVLLWAMRREYNLHNTSGYMSKLDKEGAKLTFKETKRIAALVKIERETCYVYLKSLDISIPWDAFDKLLNKPFNKSRGKKLIQYAITELNPTSR; encoded by the coding sequence ATGAATAGACTTAGACTCGATACACCCTACGGCGAGTTTCTGCGTTCTTCAGAGTGGCGAAAAACCCGAAATCGAGTTTTAGACCGAGACCAAGGTCTCTGCGTCATTTGCAGAAAGAGCGCAGACGAAATTCATCACCATGAATACCTCGATGAAATCATGGAGGGAACTAGAGATGATCTGCTAGTCTCATTATTTAAAGATTGCCACCGTCGAATTGAATTCAATGGAAAAGAAAAAAGATCAGACTTAATCGAAAAAAGGGAAGTCTTCAACGAATTGAAAGCCATACACGAGAAGCTTAGAAGAGATGGCGTTAGTGTAGTATGGAGCAAGAGCCTGCATCGAAAGAAGCCAGTATACAAGTTGACCTTTCGTGAGAATTACTGGCAGGGATATTTCGTGACGATACATTCACTTACGCACGTTCTATTGTGGGCGATGCGCAGAGAATATAATCTTCACAATACCTCAGGATATATGTCTAAACTTGATAAAGAAGGAGCAAAACTGACCTTCAAGGAAACCAAGCGAATTGCCGCATTGGTTAAAATTGAACGCGAGACGTGTTATGTATATCTGAAGAGTCTGGACATCTCGATACCTTGGGATGCGTTTGATAAGCTCTTGAACAAACCATTTAATAAGTCTAGAGGTAAGAAGCTTATCCAATACGCAATAACTGAACTAAACCCAACAAGTCGGTAG